Proteins encoded together in one Tripterygium wilfordii isolate XIE 37 chromosome 14, ASM1340144v1, whole genome shotgun sequence window:
- the LOC120015416 gene encoding lactoylglutathione lyase, whose translation MDFKEEGNDRVDVNDKESRDEGKQPRPPPLMALNHVSRLCRNVKQSVDFYTKVLGFVLIERPQAFDFDGAWLFNYGVGIHLVQAKDEERLPSDRDHLDPMDNHISFQCADMEAIEEKLKERSIKYVKRTVDDEGRVRIDQLFFNDPDGFMIEICNCENLKLVPMGSLGKIKLPFDRHNPPLDLEQN comes from the exons ATGGACTTcaaagaagaaggaaatgacAGAGTCGATGTGAATGATAAGGAAAGTAGAGATGAAGGAAAGCAACCACGTCCTCCTCCTCTAATGGCTTTGAATCACGTGTCGAGGCTGTGCAGAAATGTGAAGCAGTCGGTGGATTTCTACACCAAAGTTCTTGGGTTCGTGCTGATAGAGAGACCACAGGCTTTTGACTTCGATGGTGCTTGGTTGTTCAATTACGGTGTTGGGATTCACCTGGTACAGGCAAAGGACGAAGAGCGTCTACCATCTGATCGAGACCATTTGGATCCCATGGACAATCACATCTCCTTTCAG TGTGCGGACATGGAAGCCATAGAAGAGAAATTGAAGGAGCGGAGCATAAAGTACGTGAAAAGAACAGTAGACGATGAAGGCAGAGTGAGAATCGATCAGTTGTTCTTCAACGACCCAGATGGGTTCATGATCGAGATATGCAATTGCGAGAATCTTAAATTGGTTCCGATGGGTTCATTAGGGAAGATAAAGCTTCCATTTGATCGACACAATCCTCCTCTTGATTTGGAACAAAATTAG
- the LOC120015415 gene encoding agamous-like MADS-box protein AGL15 isoform X2, giving the protein MGRGKIEIKRIENANSRQVTFSKRRSGLLKKAQELSILCDAEVAVIIFSNTGKLFEFSSAGMNKTLSRYNKNLDASEAAVVEYKTEKQDLKEVDVLKDEIARLQVKQSLVGKDLTGLSLKELQHLEQQLTEGLLSVKEKKEQLLMEQLEQSQVREQRALLENETLRRQVEELQGFFPSTNGSVPTYLEYYPARNSLLNIDVTTPDGACNHTMEREDSDTTLQLGLPNEVYRKRKQPETESHSNDSESQVGLL; this is encoded by the exons ATGGGTAGAGGAAAGATTGAAATCAAACGGATCGAGAATGCAAATAGCAGGCAAGTTACCTTCTCAAAGAGACGTTCTGGGTTACTCAAAAAGGCTCAGGAACTCTCTATTCTTTGTGATGCTGAGGTTGCCGTTATCATCTTCTCCAACACTGGCAAGCTATTCGAGTTCTCCAGTGCTGG CATGAACAAAACACTTTCAAGATACAACAAGAACCTAGATGCTTCAGAGGCTGCTGTTGTAGAGTACAAGACAGAG AAGCAAGATCTAAAAGAGGTGGATGTTCTAAAGGACGAAATTGCAAGGCTACAAGTGAAACAATC ACTGGTGGGTAAAGACCTGACTGGCTTGAGCTTGAAGGAGTTGCAGCATCTAGAGCAGCAATTAACTGAAGGATTACTAtctgtaaaagagaaaaag GAGCAATTACTGATGGAGCAACTAGAGCAATCTCAAGTTCGG GAACAGCGGGCTTTGCTGGAGAATGAGACTTTGCGCAGACAG GTTGAGGAACTTCAAGGTTTCTTCCCATCAACTAATGGCTCAGTTCCTACTTATCTCGAGTACTATCCAGCAAGGAATTCGTTATTGAACATTGATGTTACAACTCCGGATGGGGCCTGCAATCACACAATGGAAAGAGAGGATTCAGACACTACCTTGCAATTGGG GCTACCAAATGAAGTTTATCGGAAAAGGAAGCAGCCAGAGACAGAAAGCCACTCCAATGATTCGGAGAGCCAAGTGGGCCTGCTGTGA
- the LOC120015415 gene encoding agamous-like MADS-box protein AGL15 isoform X3, with protein sequence MGRGKIEIKRIENANSRQVTFSKRRSGLLKKAQELSILCDAEVAVIIFSNTGKLFEFSSAGMNKTLSRYNKNLDASEAAVVEYKTEKQDLKEVDVLKDEIARLQVKQSRLVGKDLTGLSLKELQHLEQQLTEGLLSVKEKKEQLLMEQLEQSQVRRALLENETLRRQVEELQGFFPSTNGSVPTYLEYYPARNSLLNIDVTTPDGACNHTMEREDSDTTLQLGLPNEVYRKRKQPETESHSNDSESQVGLL encoded by the exons ATGGGTAGAGGAAAGATTGAAATCAAACGGATCGAGAATGCAAATAGCAGGCAAGTTACCTTCTCAAAGAGACGTTCTGGGTTACTCAAAAAGGCTCAGGAACTCTCTATTCTTTGTGATGCTGAGGTTGCCGTTATCATCTTCTCCAACACTGGCAAGCTATTCGAGTTCTCCAGTGCTGG CATGAACAAAACACTTTCAAGATACAACAAGAACCTAGATGCTTCAGAGGCTGCTGTTGTAGAGTACAAGACAGAG AAGCAAGATCTAAAAGAGGTGGATGTTCTAAAGGACGAAATTGCAAGGCTACAAGTGAAACAATC AAGACTGGTGGGTAAAGACCTGACTGGCTTGAGCTTGAAGGAGTTGCAGCATCTAGAGCAGCAATTAACTGAAGGATTACTAtctgtaaaagagaaaaag GAGCAATTACTGATGGAGCAACTAGAGCAATCTCAAGTTCGG CGGGCTTTGCTGGAGAATGAGACTTTGCGCAGACAG GTTGAGGAACTTCAAGGTTTCTTCCCATCAACTAATGGCTCAGTTCCTACTTATCTCGAGTACTATCCAGCAAGGAATTCGTTATTGAACATTGATGTTACAACTCCGGATGGGGCCTGCAATCACACAATGGAAAGAGAGGATTCAGACACTACCTTGCAATTGGG GCTACCAAATGAAGTTTATCGGAAAAGGAAGCAGCCAGAGACAGAAAGCCACTCCAATGATTCGGAGAGCCAAGTGGGCCTGCTGTGA
- the LOC120015415 gene encoding agamous-like MADS-box protein AGL15 isoform X1, whose amino-acid sequence MGRGKIEIKRIENANSRQVTFSKRRSGLLKKAQELSILCDAEVAVIIFSNTGKLFEFSSAGMNKTLSRYNKNLDASEAAVVEYKTEKQDLKEVDVLKDEIARLQVKQSRLVGKDLTGLSLKELQHLEQQLTEGLLSVKEKKEQLLMEQLEQSQVREQRALLENETLRRQVEELQGFFPSTNGSVPTYLEYYPARNSLLNIDVTTPDGACNHTMEREDSDTTLQLGLPNEVYRKRKQPETESHSNDSESQVGLL is encoded by the exons ATGGGTAGAGGAAAGATTGAAATCAAACGGATCGAGAATGCAAATAGCAGGCAAGTTACCTTCTCAAAGAGACGTTCTGGGTTACTCAAAAAGGCTCAGGAACTCTCTATTCTTTGTGATGCTGAGGTTGCCGTTATCATCTTCTCCAACACTGGCAAGCTATTCGAGTTCTCCAGTGCTGG CATGAACAAAACACTTTCAAGATACAACAAGAACCTAGATGCTTCAGAGGCTGCTGTTGTAGAGTACAAGACAGAG AAGCAAGATCTAAAAGAGGTGGATGTTCTAAAGGACGAAATTGCAAGGCTACAAGTGAAACAATC AAGACTGGTGGGTAAAGACCTGACTGGCTTGAGCTTGAAGGAGTTGCAGCATCTAGAGCAGCAATTAACTGAAGGATTACTAtctgtaaaagagaaaaag GAGCAATTACTGATGGAGCAACTAGAGCAATCTCAAGTTCGG GAACAGCGGGCTTTGCTGGAGAATGAGACTTTGCGCAGACAG GTTGAGGAACTTCAAGGTTTCTTCCCATCAACTAATGGCTCAGTTCCTACTTATCTCGAGTACTATCCAGCAAGGAATTCGTTATTGAACATTGATGTTACAACTCCGGATGGGGCCTGCAATCACACAATGGAAAGAGAGGATTCAGACACTACCTTGCAATTGGG GCTACCAAATGAAGTTTATCGGAAAAGGAAGCAGCCAGAGACAGAAAGCCACTCCAATGATTCGGAGAGCCAAGTGGGCCTGCTGTGA
- the LOC120014117 gene encoding protein BPS1, chloroplastic-like — MVLLVERPGKLYFKLENHHPHQQEALDDASLESFRSDVSSFLGRLSLNLKPGLEILSLAWFQQCLELVHSINKAFAKLLVEIDYPVTKWEMKSMEEYFNYSLNLLDFMNNISSCLSHLRQSRLLLSHGLSLVEKSPSTALEHVKAIRLKRLIKDSEEKYNKVSIQGSCSSSKEGIIQQGLMEMESIGYWVCGIVLAGLSGDSDQYLKRKEAGKITNSTLIRMDASVSEAMEKGGLVKEVKELNDAADCLVSAITTKGESRNAVEELQKRLEAFEKLLDVLGKEVDCLFKEVLAGRNQMLNGIRQQQKQ, encoded by the coding sequence ATGGTTCTCTTGGTAGAAAGGCCTGGCAAATTGTATTTCAAACTGGAGAATCACCATCCCCATCAACAGGAAGCATTAGATGATGCTTCCTTGGAGAGTTTTCGATCGGATGTTTCGAGTTTTCTGGGACGTTTATCGTTAAATCTGAAGCCCGGGTTGGAAATCCTGTCATTAGCATGGTTTCAGCAATGTTTGGAGCTAGTACATAGCATCAACAAGGCCTTTGCAAAGCTTCTTGTGGAAATAGACTACCCTGTGACCAAATGGGAGATGAAATCTATGGAAGAGTATTTCAACTACAGCTTGAACTTGCTGGACTTTATGAATAACATTTCTTCATGCCTATCTCATCTGAGGCAATCTCGGCTTTTGCTTTCTCACGGCCTGAGTCTTGTCGAGAAATCGCCTTCCACCGCCTTAGAGCATGTCAAAGCGATTAGACTCAAGCGTTTAATCAAGGATTCTGAAGAGAAATACAATAAGGTAAGTATACAAGGAAGTTGTTCAAGTAGTAAGGAAGGGATTATTCAACAAGGACTCATGGAAATGGAAAGTATTGGATATTGGGTTTGTGGGATTGTCTTGGCTGGTTTATCTGGAGATTCTGATCAATACCTGAAACGAAAAGAAGCAGGGAAGATCACCAACTCTACGCTAATTCGTATGGATGCAAGTGTAAGTGAAGCTATGGAGAAAGGTGGGTTAGTGAAGGAAGTGAAAGAGTTGAATGATGCAGCTGATTGCCTTGTATCCGCCATTACAACAAAAGGCGAAAGCAGAAATGCAGTCGAGGAATTGCAGAAAAGACTGGAAGCCTTTGAAAAGCTGCTGGATGTATTAGGTAAGGAGGTGGATTGCCTCTTCAAGGAAGTACTAGCTGGGAGGAATCAAATGCTCAACGGAATTCGACAGCAACAGAAGCAGTAG